In Paenibacillus sp. G2S3, a single window of DNA contains:
- a CDS encoding sugar ABC transporter permease — translation MSSEMITPAQTGAVQMQPTKTPGKWAQLWLDIKKNKVSYYFLAPFLILFTIFTIVPIIMSVVLSFSYYNIIETPRFIGFSNYKLLFVDDDIFLKAVGITLKFAIITGPIGYIMAFLLAWLISQIPQKFRFFYTLCYYVPSITSAVAMSVVWLYLFAGDRKGLLNHWLIQLGIINEPYLFLQNVDSIVPVIIIVSLWMSMGVGFLAFLAGLQNVPTDLYEAGSIDGVKYRWQELWYITIPCVKPQLLFGAVMQVVGSLTVFDVSMRLVGFPSPLYAGHTIMAHLFDYAFIRFEMGYASAIAVLLFALMLGLNRLIFKVLGRD, via the coding sequence ATGAGCAGTGAAATGATTACACCGGCACAGACCGGAGCCGTTCAGATGCAGCCGACGAAAACTCCTGGAAAATGGGCTCAGCTATGGTTAGACATCAAGAAAAATAAAGTTTCCTATTATTTCTTGGCCCCTTTCCTAATTCTGTTTACTATTTTTACTATTGTTCCTATTATCATGTCCGTTGTTCTCAGCTTCAGCTATTACAACATTATAGAGACGCCAAGATTCATTGGTTTCTCTAACTATAAGCTGCTGTTTGTAGACGATGATATCTTTCTTAAAGCTGTTGGAATTACGCTGAAATTTGCCATTATCACAGGTCCGATAGGTTATATTATGGCCTTCTTACTGGCTTGGCTGATTAGTCAAATTCCGCAGAAGTTCCGCTTTTTCTATACCCTATGCTACTATGTGCCTTCGATTACCAGTGCAGTAGCGATGTCTGTGGTTTGGCTATATTTATTCGCCGGCGACCGCAAGGGGCTGCTCAATCACTGGCTTATTCAGCTAGGTATTATTAATGAACCTTATTTATTTCTACAAAATGTAGATTCGATTGTACCCGTTATCATCATAGTTTCCTTATGGATGAGTATGGGCGTAGGCTTCCTTGCTTTTCTGGCGGGTCTTCAAAATGTACCTACGGATTTATATGAAGCCGGCTCTATTGATGGGGTCAAGTACCGCTGGCAGGAGCTTTGGTACATTACGATTCCATGCGTCAAACCGCAGCTGTTATTCGGTGCGGTGATGCAGGTGGTCGGTTCGCTTACCGTATTTGACGTCAGTATGCGGCTTGTTGGATTTCCGAGTCCCCTTTATGCAGGTCATACGATTATGGCGCATCTTTTCGACTACGCATTTATCCGCTTCGAAATGGGGTATGCGTCAGCGATTGCTGTATTATTGTTCGCTTTGATGCTTGGGCTTAACCGTCTCATCTTCAAAGTGCTGGGGAGGGATTAG